In Synechocystis sp. PCC 6714, the following are encoded in one genomic region:
- a CDS encoding DUF1350 family protein translates to MEWREISGSWVLVPPQPIAVVHFLGGAFVGTAPNVAYRWLLTELGKAGYVVVATPFLNTFDHRAIARSVLNRFEIILERLQKQGEITNGLLPVYGLGHSLGCKLHLLIGSLYEVERDGNILIAFNNYPVKQAIPFGEQLAQLQLDKLLMGVQKQLSQFNLQVDLNFEFTPSPEETNLLIAENYRVRRNLLIKFSNDDIDQTLGLRPILNQNTADLVAYCPLPGNHLTPLGQDIQWETGQEFSPLDAVGQWLKNSFSQDLRRLQKEILRWLEPSRFYSHFDNL, encoded by the coding sequence ATGGAATGGCGTGAAATTTCCGGTAGTTGGGTTCTGGTGCCGCCCCAACCGATCGCCGTGGTGCATTTTCTCGGGGGAGCCTTTGTGGGTACTGCTCCCAATGTGGCCTATCGTTGGCTGCTAACGGAACTAGGCAAAGCTGGCTATGTGGTGGTGGCCACCCCTTTTCTCAATACCTTCGACCATCGGGCGATCGCCCGCAGTGTGTTGAATCGATTTGAAATTATCCTGGAACGACTGCAAAAACAGGGAGAAATTACCAATGGCCTATTGCCGGTGTACGGTTTGGGCCACAGCCTCGGTTGCAAGTTGCATTTGCTCATTGGCAGCCTGTACGAAGTGGAGCGGGACGGCAATATCCTCATTGCCTTTAACAATTATCCAGTTAAACAGGCCATTCCCTTTGGGGAACAACTAGCCCAACTACAACTGGACAAGCTACTGATGGGAGTGCAAAAACAACTCAGCCAGTTCAATCTCCAGGTGGATTTAAATTTTGAATTCACCCCATCGCCGGAGGAAACTAACCTTTTAATTGCCGAAAATTATCGGGTGCGCCGTAATTTATTAATCAAATTTTCCAACGATGACATTGATCAAACCCTAGGCTTAAGGCCAATCTTAAATCAAAACACCGCTGACCTGGTGGCCTACTGTCCTCTCCCCGGCAATCACCTGACTCCCTTGGGTCAAGATATTCAATGGGAAACAGGCCAGGAATTTTCCCCCTTAGATGCGGTGGGGCAATGGTTGAAAAACTCGTTTTCCCAGGATTTAAGACGGTTACAAAAAGAAATTTTACGCTGGTTAGAACCGTCTCGTTTTTATAGCCATTTTGATAACTTATAA
- a CDS encoding SpoIID/LytB domain-containing protein, translating into MEFTTKKGGSLPTNLRVLLPWLQVIGKSGFLALIISLAWTLSAQAMELRVAISKGVSNVRVGSSTPALVKNAGGATIGRLDSLVPASATASGRNINLGGMQASQITIEPSGDGRVWIGDRWYRGKVRLIRQGNGVSAVNLVDIEEYLYSVVGSEAIPSWPLEALKAQAVAARTYAIYQTSKDSNRYYDLDTTTATQVYKGMNNEYVSTVEAVEATAGQVMTYNGKVILAAFHAASGGHTENVEDVWMSPLPYLRGVVDYDQGSPVFSWNQTFSNRDLSRHIGGIGTVTGLTPLKVTPRGRVASIQVNGTGGRKTLTGNAIRQALKLRSTLFTVSKNGDNFTVTGRGSGHGIGLSQWGAYGLAQKGTPYQQILSHYYQSASLTQLNR; encoded by the coding sequence ATGGAATTTACTACAAAAAAAGGGGGTTCCCTGCCAACAAACTTACGGGTTCTCCTCCCCTGGTTACAAGTGATTGGCAAATCCGGTTTTTTGGCTTTAATTATTTCCCTGGCTTGGACTTTATCCGCCCAGGCGATGGAATTACGGGTTGCTATCAGTAAGGGCGTTAGTAATGTCAGAGTGGGCAGTTCCACCCCAGCCCTAGTCAAAAATGCTGGTGGGGCTACCATTGGCCGCTTAGATTCCCTGGTGCCCGCCAGTGCCACTGCCTCCGGTCGCAACATTAACCTCGGTGGCATGCAGGCTTCCCAAATTACCATTGAACCCAGCGGCGATGGCCGTGTTTGGATCGGCGATCGTTGGTATCGGGGTAAAGTGCGTTTAATCCGCCAGGGCAATGGGGTAAGCGCTGTTAACTTGGTGGATATTGAAGAGTATTTATACAGTGTGGTGGGTTCGGAAGCCATTCCATCCTGGCCCCTGGAAGCTTTAAAAGCCCAGGCCGTGGCCGCCCGCACCTATGCCATTTACCAAACCAGCAAAGATAGTAATCGTTATTATGACCTGGACACCACCACCGCCACCCAGGTTTATAAAGGGATGAATAATGAATATGTCAGCACGGTGGAGGCCGTAGAAGCCACAGCGGGCCAGGTGATGACCTACAACGGCAAGGTGATTTTGGCTGCGTTCCATGCCGCCTCTGGGGGCCATACGGAAAATGTTGAGGATGTGTGGATGTCGCCTTTGCCCTATCTACGGGGGGTGGTGGACTATGACCAAGGTTCACCGGTGTTTAGCTGGAACCAAACCTTCAGCAACCGTGATTTGAGCCGACATATTGGCGGCATCGGCACTGTTACCGGTTTAACCCCCCTAAAAGTTACCCCCAGGGGTCGCGTTGCTTCCATCCAAGTCAATGGCACTGGGGGGCGAAAAACTCTGACTGGTAATGCCATCCGTCAAGCATTGAAGCTCCGCAGTACTCTGTTCACCGTGTCAAAAAACGGTGATAATTTCACTGTTACAGGCCGTGGTTCTGGCCATGGCATTGGCCTAAGTCAGTGGGGAGCCTACGGTCTAGCCCAAAAAGGTACTCCCTACCAACAAATTTTGTCCCATTATTACCAGTCCGCTAGTTTGACCCAATTAAATCGCTAG
- a CDS encoding alpha/beta hydrolase: MALDFSAHPGVALSAIAYPDRVVASPESSHLLVMLHGWGADARDLLDLAPLLDLPNHQWRFVNAPFAHPQISGGRAWYDLESQNFGGLPQARQALRHYLLNLAEETGIPLARTILGGFSQGGAMALDVGLTLPLAKIFSLSGYLHFQPESQPQAIAPILLIHGTEDPVVPVQMAQQAKVELERIGASVEYHEFPMGHAIPPMALARLRSFLS; encoded by the coding sequence ATGGCTTTAGATTTTTCGGCCCATCCCGGAGTGGCTCTCTCGGCGATCGCCTATCCTGACCGAGTAGTTGCATCGCCGGAATCTAGTCATTTGTTGGTCATGCTCCACGGTTGGGGGGCCGATGCCAGGGATTTGCTAGATTTAGCCCCTTTATTGGATTTACCTAATCATCAATGGCGGTTTGTTAATGCGCCTTTCGCCCATCCCCAAATTTCCGGAGGGCGGGCTTGGTACGATCTAGAAAGTCAGAATTTCGGAGGATTACCCCAAGCACGACAGGCTTTACGGCATTATTTATTAAATTTGGCAGAGGAAACGGGCATTCCTTTGGCCAGGACCATATTAGGCGGTTTTTCCCAGGGGGGAGCCATGGCCCTGGATGTGGGTCTCACATTGCCCCTGGCTAAGATTTTTTCCCTCAGTGGTTACCTCCATTTTCAGCCGGAATCTCAACCCCAGGCGATCGCCCCTATTTTGTTGATCCATGGCACGGAAGACCCGGTAGTCCCAGTGCAAATGGCCCAGCAAGCCAAGGTTGAACTAGAACGCATTGGGGCCTCCGTGGAATACCATGAGTTCCCTATGGGCCATGCCATTCCTCCCATGGCGTTGGCTCGGTTGAGGTCTTTTTTAAGTTGA
- the cofG gene encoding 7,8-didemethyl-8-hydroxy-5-deazariboflavin synthase subunit CofG produces the protein MLPITYSPAYTLVPTYECFNRCSYCNFRQDPGQDKWLTESVAKQRLEGLAEQGVREILILAGEVHPQSSLRKAWFELLYNLAKIALDLGFYPHTNAGPLNRQEMASLKEVNFSLGLMLEQVSPRLFTTVHRHAPSKEPQLRLKQLQLAGELAIPFTTGLLLGIGETDQEVEDSLMAIANIQQQYGHIQEVILQPHSPGKKQTDDIPIYSPQKLVQVVALAKEILPQGITLQIPPNLVGNFSDLLACLAAGVRDLGGIVPIDEVNPNYHHQSVNQLSQLLEENGYLLQPRLPVYPTYFTWLIPPLQDRLADYTMGNLLSYPIGGIPEFS, from the coding sequence GTGTTGCCTATCACCTACAGTCCCGCTTATACCCTGGTTCCCACCTACGAATGCTTTAATCGTTGTAGTTACTGTAATTTTCGCCAGGATCCAGGGCAGGATAAATGGTTAACGGAAAGTGTTGCTAAACAGCGATTGGAAGGTTTGGCAGAGCAGGGGGTAAGGGAGATTTTAATTCTGGCCGGAGAAGTGCATCCCCAATCATCCCTTAGAAAAGCTTGGTTTGAACTTCTTTACAATCTGGCTAAAATCGCTCTTGATTTGGGCTTTTATCCCCACACCAATGCGGGACCCTTAAATCGGCAAGAAATGGCTAGTTTAAAGGAAGTGAATTTTTCCCTGGGATTAATGCTGGAACAGGTATCTCCCCGGTTATTCACCACGGTTCATCGCCATGCCCCCAGCAAAGAGCCCCAACTCAGGCTAAAACAGTTACAGCTAGCAGGGGAATTGGCCATTCCTTTCACCACTGGCTTGCTATTGGGCATTGGGGAAACTGATCAGGAGGTGGAAGATAGCTTAATGGCGATCGCCAACATCCAGCAACAATACGGTCATATTCAGGAAGTAATTTTGCAACCCCACAGCCCCGGGAAAAAACAAACGGATGACATTCCAATCTATAGCCCTCAAAAACTGGTGCAAGTTGTTGCCCTAGCGAAGGAAATATTACCCCAAGGCATTACCTTACAAATACCGCCTAATTTAGTGGGCAATTTTTCTGATTTACTAGCATGTTTAGCTGCCGGTGTGAGAGACTTGGGGGGCATTGTTCCCATCGATGAAGTAAATCCAAATTATCATCACCAATCGGTCAATCAACTGAGTCAATTGCTAGAAGAAAATGGTTATTTACTACAACCGAGGCTTCCCGTCTATCCAACCTATTTTACTTGGCTAATTCCCCCTTTACAGGATCGTTTGGCCGATTATACAATGGGTAATTTATTAAGTTACCCCATTGGTGGAATCCCGGAGTTTAGTTAG
- a CDS encoding bifunctional 2-polyprenyl-6-hydroxyphenol methylase/3-demethylubiquinol 3-O-methyltransferase UbiG: MGYVNYFAKDCLQQLPWQKISQRGVLIVGCGKGLDCAEFTDFGWVHGVDVCRDLGRDFSHPKVTYFRESAEAMERQSDCYDLVFSVATLEHIHDLLSAFREIYRVTKSGGLIYTVAAPLWNSAEGHHLKYLGLFSEFPWIHLRLSPTEIKNYIYANKTAVDLQDWIDILQQEQLLSVPLVDGDLVSYAENLVNFLSSDYFNRLPASCYINGASQLPVNKLIRNELWQDGETLLTPDVLIELISKGFTKKELLAVSHNYVAVK, encoded by the coding sequence ATGGGTTACGTTAACTATTTTGCTAAAGACTGCCTACAGCAATTACCATGGCAGAAAATTAGCCAGCGTGGTGTACTGATAGTAGGATGTGGCAAGGGTTTAGACTGCGCTGAATTCACTGATTTTGGTTGGGTCCATGGGGTAGATGTGTGCCGAGATTTGGGAAGAGATTTCTCCCATCCTAAGGTGACTTATTTTAGGGAGTCCGCTGAGGCAATGGAACGGCAGTCAGATTGCTACGATCTGGTCTTTTCCGTAGCAACATTGGAACACATTCACGATTTATTATCGGCCTTTAGAGAAATTTACAGGGTCACTAAGTCCGGTGGCTTGATTTATACGGTAGCGGCCCCTCTATGGAATTCAGCAGAAGGACATCATCTCAAATATTTAGGGCTATTTAGTGAATTTCCTTGGATTCATCTCCGTCTTTCTCCCACTGAAATAAAAAATTATATCTACGCCAATAAAACTGCTGTTGACCTTCAGGATTGGATAGATATTCTGCAACAAGAACAGCTATTATCAGTGCCTTTGGTTGATGGTGATTTAGTTTCCTATGCAGAAAATCTAGTCAATTTCTTATCCTCTGATTATTTTAATCGCTTACCGGCTAGTTGTTATATCAATGGGGCTAGCCAGTTACCGGTTAACAAACTGATTCGTAATGAACTTTGGCAAGACGGAGAAACATTACTGACTCCAGATGTTTTAATTGAGCTAATAAGTAAGGGCTTTACAAAAAAGGAACTTTTAGCAGTTTCCCATAACTATGTGGCAGTTAAATAA
- a CDS encoding FkbM family methyltransferase — protein sequence MIKQLLKNNRLVQKVKILKDLFLQKLDNLQETVDQVKITTQQNQEEIRLDLEEKNRNIDRILENQVFLIKSALDTVKTIQYLIESGQQRQIIIEQMINAIHQEFQRIREESERSNGYIHQEFKNIRDESQQRYQLLHQEFQPVLSNLQHHQEILIDKFLALQEGTQQQSVFLRETLAQIAADVHDQKFKVVTDPSYFQAIDIELMVYLYSYLPHQRAIDVGANRGDVSARLLQTGYEVYAFEPFPPVLAQLQERLGQNNNFHALGYALGSANETRDLHLVVDQTEEKIFDDASFYSSLTRHSLTEGLAFQDSIAVEVKTLASLHEAGILPDDIGLVKIDAEGFDLEVIKGMGNFRYPVVLAEFWDPTFPFGQTGAMNYLKDLVPAMRQRDYRWHIVIYRIWGQHEISFYCNSDYSLENSWGNVFFFQDYEIFNQALKWCNAIMPATYFAV from the coding sequence ATGATCAAACAGTTATTAAAAAATAATCGTCTTGTCCAAAAAGTCAAAATATTAAAAGATCTGTTTCTGCAAAAATTAGATAATCTTCAAGAAACCGTTGACCAAGTTAAAATAACGACCCAACAAAACCAAGAAGAAATAAGATTAGACCTAGAGGAGAAAAATAGAAATATTGATCGAATTTTGGAAAATCAAGTCTTTCTAATTAAATCCGCCCTAGATACGGTTAAAACTATCCAATACTTGATTGAAAGTGGGCAACAACGGCAAATTATTATCGAACAAATGATTAATGCCATCCACCAAGAATTTCAACGAATCAGGGAAGAATCAGAGAGAAGCAACGGTTACATACACCAAGAATTTAAAAATATTAGGGATGAATCCCAGCAGAGATATCAACTATTACACCAGGAGTTTCAGCCTGTCCTCAGCAACCTACAGCACCACCAAGAAATTCTAATTGATAAATTTTTAGCTTTACAGGAAGGGACTCAGCAACAAAGTGTGTTTCTGCGGGAAACCCTAGCCCAAATTGCCGCCGATGTCCATGATCAAAAATTTAAAGTAGTCACCGACCCCAGCTATTTCCAGGCGATCGACATTGAGTTGATGGTCTATCTCTACTCCTATCTACCCCACCAACGGGCGATCGATGTAGGAGCTAATCGGGGTGATGTCTCCGCTAGATTGTTGCAAACAGGCTACGAAGTTTATGCCTTTGAACCTTTTCCACCAGTATTAGCCCAGTTACAGGAAAGATTAGGACAAAATAACAATTTCCATGCCCTCGGCTATGCCCTAGGATCTGCCAATGAGACTAGGGATTTACATTTAGTCGTGGATCAAACAGAAGAGAAAATATTTGATGATGCCAGTTTTTACAGCAGTTTGACTCGCCATTCCCTCACTGAAGGCTTAGCCTTTCAGGATAGTATTGCGGTGGAAGTCAAAACCTTAGCTAGTCTGCATGAAGCTGGGATTCTACCTGATGACATTGGTTTAGTCAAAATTGACGCAGAGGGTTTTGACCTGGAAGTTATCAAGGGTATGGGAAATTTCCGTTACCCAGTGGTGTTGGCGGAGTTTTGGGATCCCACTTTCCCCTTTGGACAAACGGGGGCAATGAATTACCTAAAAGACCTAGTACCAGCTATGCGCCAAAGGGACTATCGCTGGCATATCGTCATTTATCGCATTTGGGGTCAACATGAGATCAGTTTTTATTGCAACTCAGACTATTCTTTGGAAAATTCCTGGGGCAATGTTTTCTTCTTCCAGGATTACGAAATCTTTAATCAAGCTTTAAAATGGTGCAATGCAATTATGCCTGCCACTTATTTTGCGGTATAA
- a CDS encoding FkbM family methyltransferase: MIITPNEVTYRHGTGALIKRVFPNDAQIISVRSDNHYGGEHSFGLESYYLPQRGWSRKEVFTNIGHIFADHEVSRIFCVPYYREDVLTAIAIKELFGVPLAIWIMDDQNIRVNNIPDVLMEEFLQKADVRFATHPELRDAYENKFGLKFWILPAVVPHGLIKTEVFQPLEENCQQQRGALLGSIWSQQWFADLCHSTKEAGIQLDWYGNSQYYWLTESDEDLHAKGIYPQGLFPEDKLVEKLKEYPFVVVPTGTMDERDDQPQLSQLSLPGRILFALATANTPIILMGSEKTSAASFINRFQVGVVCDYTPESFGSAVAELLDPQRQRALRQNAVAVAEKFGDYNIDTWIWDSLAQGQAADGRFESLFRRSPIDLVHFIEPPVPSLIYKDYAQVYQVMRRLKVNDYHPDFVMDVGASHGIWSHTASQLFPKARFVLIDPLINRYEQNARNYYLKNIPQAKFLEIAVSDQSGQLSFQVSPDLYGSSLLTPADFRDYETVTVEVKTLDQVAEEENLQGRGILKLDVQCAEHIVLAGAKSFLDQVDLVIAELSYVRYDENALVFLEMLNLLDQLGFRYYDETGEWRSPIDGTLLQKEVVFIRQDLLVPETSRKI; this comes from the coding sequence GTGATCATTACCCCCAATGAAGTTACCTATCGCCACGGCACAGGAGCTTTGATCAAACGGGTGTTTCCCAATGATGCCCAAATTATCTCTGTTCGCTCTGATAATCACTATGGCGGAGAGCATAGTTTTGGCTTGGAATCCTACTATCTACCCCAACGGGGCTGGAGCCGGAAAGAAGTTTTCACCAATATCGGCCATATTTTCGCTGACCATGAAGTTAGTCGGATTTTTTGCGTGCCCTATTATAGGGAGGATGTGTTAACGGCGATCGCCATTAAAGAATTGTTTGGGGTGCCCCTGGCCATCTGGATTATGGACGACCAAAATATTCGGGTCAATAATATTCCCGACGTCTTGATGGAGGAGTTTTTACAAAAAGCCGATGTGCGTTTTGCCACCCACCCCGAACTAAGGGATGCCTACGAAAATAAATTTGGCTTAAAGTTTTGGATTCTACCGGCGGTGGTGCCCCACGGTTTAATTAAAACGGAAGTATTTCAGCCCCTAGAAGAAAATTGCCAACAACAGCGGGGTGCCCTCCTAGGCAGTATCTGGAGCCAACAGTGGTTTGCTGACCTCTGCCACAGCACGAAAGAAGCGGGCATTCAATTGGATTGGTATGGTAATTCTCAATATTATTGGCTCACAGAATCGGACGAGGATTTGCACGCTAAGGGTATTTATCCCCAAGGACTTTTTCCCGAAGATAAATTGGTGGAAAAACTCAAGGAATATCCCTTTGTGGTGGTTCCCACCGGCACCATGGATGAACGGGATGATCAGCCCCAACTTTCCCAACTTAGTCTACCGGGACGAATTCTATTTGCTCTGGCCACCGCCAATACACCGATAATTCTGATGGGGAGTGAAAAAACCTCCGCCGCTAGTTTCATCAATCGTTTTCAAGTCGGTGTGGTTTGTGACTATACTCCAGAAAGTTTTGGCTCTGCCGTGGCGGAGCTGTTAGACCCCCAACGTCAACGGGCTTTGCGGCAAAATGCAGTGGCCGTAGCAGAAAAATTTGGTGACTACAATATTGACACCTGGATTTGGGATTCCCTGGCCCAGGGGCAGGCCGCCGATGGGCGTTTTGAGTCTCTCTTTCGGCGATCGCCCATTGATTTGGTACATTTCATTGAACCCCCAGTGCCTAGCCTAATCTACAAGGATTATGCCCAGGTATACCAAGTAATGCGGCGCCTAAAGGTCAATGATTACCATCCTGATTTTGTGATGGATGTGGGAGCTTCCCATGGCATTTGGTCCCACACTGCTAGTCAACTGTTTCCCAAAGCTCGGTTTGTTTTGATTGATCCTTTGATTAACCGTTATGAGCAAAACGCCCGCAATTATTATCTGAAAAATATTCCCCAAGCTAAATTCCTCGAAATTGCTGTTTCCGATCAATCGGGTCAACTTAGTTTCCAGGTTTCTCCGGATCTCTATGGCAGTTCTCTGCTCACTCCAGCAGACTTTCGGGACTATGAAACGGTGACAGTGGAAGTTAAAACCCTAGACCAGGTAGCGGAAGAAGAAAATCTACAGGGCCGGGGCATCCTTAAACTAGATGTGCAATGTGCTGAACACATTGTCCTCGCCGGGGCAAAAAGTTTCCTCGATCAGGTGGATTTAGTGATAGCAGAACTTTCCTATGTCCGCTACGACGAAAATGCCCTGGTTTTTTTGGAGATGCTCAACCTCTTGGATCAATTGGGTTTCCGTTATTACGACGAAACCGGCGAATGGCGATCGCCCATTGATGGTACCCTATTGCAGAAAGAAGTGGTATTCATCCGTCAGGATTTGTTAGTACCCGAAACTAGCCGTAAAATTTAG